TATTTTTAGCTAAAAACACTTTTAACTTTAAAACTCATTAAACATGAATACTTTATCAATTCTGTTCTACATTTCAATGGTCGCCTGGTTTCTTACAGAATTCCTTTACAAAAATATATTGAAATCAGGTAAAGAAGATCAAAAAAACAAGGATAAATCTACTCTGAATATTTTATGGCTAGCCATTCCTTTTTCTATAATGAGTTCGATATTCATATCTTATAATACCCATTTCACGATTGTTGATGAAACCTGGATTTTTTATCTGGGGGAACTCCTTATTGTTATCGGGATTCTCTTCAGATATATGATTATCAGATCTCTGGGGAAATATTTTACGGTAGATGTTACCATCAGACAGGATCATAAAATCAAAAAAGAGGGGTTTTATAAATACCTGAGACATCCTTCTTATGCCTTTTCTCTGCTGACCTCTCTTGGCCTTGGTTTGTATTTAAATAACTGGCTGTCATTAATCTTTGCTTTTGTACCTCCGTTTTTAGCTTTTGCCTACAGGAT
The window above is part of the Chryseobacterium sp. MA9 genome. Proteins encoded here:
- a CDS encoding isoprenylcysteine carboxylmethyltransferase family protein, yielding MNTLSILFYISMVAWFLTEFLYKNILKSGKEDQKNKDKSTLNILWLAIPFSIMSSIFISYNTHFTIVDETWIFYLGELLIVIGILFRYMIIRSLGKYFTVDVTIRQDHKIKKEGFYKYLRHPSYAFSLLTSLGLGLYLNNWLSLIFAFVPPFLAFAYRIKIEEQALVERFGDEYLEYRKSTKKLIPFIY